A genomic region of Thermoplasmatales archaeon contains the following coding sequences:
- a CDS encoding DUF1614 domain-containing protein, whose protein sequence is MISLFIFLILALISFLVYSILTYVFEEVGFKWWEASLIVFGSVLFRNIDIPLFQYKGMIIAINLSGAFLPLMISIYLIISRKIFLRSLPGIAIVSFIAYMVSYPSSQGIVSPFPYWLLPPVSAGLYSLIAGYKNKRRVASIAYSCGTFGAIIGADFLHFEEFLEVASPGIASIGGAAILDMVFLTGIIAVIIAGLLYE, encoded by the coding sequence ATGATATCTCTCTTTATATTCCTGATATTAGCATTAATTTCATTTCTTGTTTATTCTATCTTAACTTATGTTTTTGAGGAAGTTGGCTTTAAATGGTGGGAGGCGAGCTTAATAGTTTTTGGCTCCGTCCTTTTTAGAAATATAGATATCCCGTTATTTCAGTATAAGGGGATGATTATAGCGATAAATTTGAGCGGAGCATTTTTGCCCTTGATGATAAGCATCTATTTAATCATCTCAAGAAAAATATTTTTAAGAAGTTTGCCAGGCATAGCAATTGTTTCATTTATTGCATATATGGTTAGCTATCCATCTTCTCAAGGAATTGTATCTCCTTTTCCATATTGGCTCCTCCCTCCCGTTTCAGCGGGCCTGTATTCATTAATTGCTGGCTATAAAAATAAAAGGAGGGTCGCAAGCATTGCCTATTCCTGTGGAACATTTGGTGCAATCATTGGAGCGGATTTCCTCCATTTTGAGGAATTTTTGGAAGTAGCTTCTCCAGGAATTGCAAGTATTGGAGGGGCAGCAATTCTTGATATGGTTTTTCTTACAGGAATAATAGCGGTTATAATCGCTGGCTTGCTTTATGAATGA
- a CDS encoding RNA-processing protein (similar to yeast Dim2p protein that is essential for 40S ribosomal subunit; structural studies show binding to 3' end of 16S rRNA in complex with archaeal IF2 alpha) gives MKYVKIPIDRVGVLIGKNGETKSKIESYGIKIEVDSKIGEVKIESEDKIREMEAENVVVAIGRGFSPEKAFLLFNEDYYLEIIDIRDWVGKKENHIKRLAGRIIGKDGRAREIIEELSGAYVSVYGHTVGIIGKIENLQIAKKAIEMLLDGANHSTVYRFLEEEHRRKRLMEFGIK, from the coding sequence ATGAAATATGTAAAGATTCCAATTGATAGAGTAGGCGTCTTAATAGGGAAAAATGGAGAAACAAAGAGCAAAATAGAAAGTTATGGGATAAAAATTGAAGTCGACTCAAAAATTGGTGAAGTAAAAATAGAGAGCGAGGATAAAATAAGGGAAATGGAAGCGGAAAATGTTGTCGTTGCTATCGGGAGAGGTTTTTCTCCAGAAAAAGCATTTTTGCTGTTCAATGAGGATTACTATCTTGAAATAATTGATATAAGGGACTGGGTTGGAAAAAAGGAAAATCATATCAAAAGACTCGCTGGCAGAATAATCGGAAAAGATGGGAGAGCAAGGGAGATAATAGAGGAGTTGAGCGGGGCATATGTAAGTGTTTATGGTCATACTGTTGGAATAATAGGTAAAATTGAAAATTTGCAGATAGCAAAAAAAGCGATAGAGATGCTACTCGATGGAGCAAATCATTCAACAGTTTATAGATTCCTTGAAGAAGAGCACAGAAGAAAAAGATTGATGGAATTCGGCATCAAATAG
- a CDS encoding serine protein kinase RIO has product MKNIDEILRKTEGEVFEKTTLNALAKLMDEGFIDYIDFPISTGKEGNVFRGVCKEKLIAIKIYRINTATFRSISKYLMYDPPEKIKFERRNIIFAWAKKEFGNLKKLHEVGVRVPEPIVMEGNVIVMEYIGSKSRPAPLLKDANIKNAEKIFDKIKNYLKLMYQKAKLVHADFSEYNVLVYRNNPVIIDVGQTVKRDNPMAIEFLRRDVYNIVKFFKKFIDVGEEDVISYIMED; this is encoded by the coding sequence ATGAAAAATATTGATGAAATTTTGAGAAAAACAGAAGGAGAGGTTTTTGAAAAAACAACCCTTAATGCTTTAGCAAAATTGATGGATGAAGGATTTATTGATTATATTGATTTCCCGATTTCAACAGGAAAGGAGGGAAATGTTTTTAGAGGTGTGTGCAAAGAAAAGTTGATAGCAATAAAGATTTATAGAATAAATACCGCAACATTCAGAAGCATATCAAAATATTTGATGTATGACCCTCCTGAAAAAATAAAATTTGAAAGAAGAAACATAATATTTGCGTGGGCAAAAAAAGAATTCGGAAATCTTAAAAAGCTTCACGAAGTGGGTGTAAGGGTGCCAGAGCCCATCGTGATGGAGGGGAATGTAATTGTAATGGAATATATAGGAAGCAAGAGCAGGCCAGCACCTCTCTTGAAAGATGCAAATATAAAGAATGCTGAAAAAATTTTTGATAAAATAAAGAATTATTTGAAATTGATGTATCAGAAAGCAAAGCTCGTGCATGCGGATTTTTCTGAATATAATGTACTGGTTTATAGAAACAATCCGGTTATAATAGATGTCGGGCAAACCGTTAAAAGAGATAATCCAATGGCAATTGAGTTTTTGAGGAGAGATGTTTATAACATAGTAAAATTTTTTAAAAAGTTTATCGATGTAGGGGAGGAAGATGTAATTTCTTATATAATGGAGGACTAA
- the aspS gene encoding aspartate--tRNA(Asn) ligase — protein MLRTHYINEVGEEENEKKVCLAGWVEEIRNLGGIAFIILRDRTGRAQITAIKKENLELFKELVSLNRESVISACGICKKNEKVMNGWEILIEEFKLLAPSSTPLPMGVVDKVNVDFDTRLDNRIIDLRKDDVRAVFMIRNSFIKNAVEFLRRKGFIEVHTPKISSSSSEGGTEVFKINYFDRDAYLVQSPQLYKQMLMASGLDRVFEIAWYFRAEEHDTTRHLNESTAIDIEMAFIESEEDVMKIAEEMTDYSINKIVEENSKELEILNLEIEMPSPPYPRVKYDEVVEILSKEIKFSWGEDLGADEESILYKNLGYEIYFIKDFPVESKPFYAMPSGKYARAFDLELRGMEIASGAQRIHDYEILTKRMSELGMNLKNFEDYLKAFKYGMPPHGGFGYGIERFLMGLLKLKNIRECILFPRDRYRLRP, from the coding sequence ATGCTTCGAACACATTATATAAATGAGGTAGGAGAAGAAGAGAATGAAAAGAAGGTTTGTCTTGCTGGCTGGGTTGAGGAAATAAGAAATCTCGGGGGAATAGCATTCATTATATTGAGAGATAGAACTGGAAGAGCTCAAATTACCGCTATTAAAAAAGAAAATTTGGAGCTTTTTAAAGAATTAGTTTCTTTAAATAGAGAAAGCGTAATTTCCGCTTGTGGAATTTGCAAGAAAAATGAAAAAGTAATGAATGGATGGGAAATTTTGATTGAGGAATTTAAATTACTTGCCCCTTCCTCAACTCCCTTACCAATGGGTGTTGTAGATAAGGTTAATGTTGATTTTGATACACGCCTTGATAATAGAATAATAGATTTAAGGAAAGATGATGTTAGAGCAGTTTTCATGATAAGAAATTCATTTATAAAAAATGCTGTTGAATTTTTGAGAAGGAAAGGATTTATAGAAGTACACACTCCAAAAATCTCATCATCCTCTTCTGAGGGAGGGACAGAGGTATTCAAAATAAATTATTTTGATAGAGATGCATATCTTGTTCAATCCCCTCAGCTGTATAAGCAAATGCTAATGGCATCTGGTTTGGATAGGGTATTTGAAATAGCATGGTATTTCAGGGCGGAGGAGCATGATACAACCCGCCACTTAAATGAATCAACTGCAATTGATATAGAAATGGCATTTATTGAAAGTGAAGAAGATGTGATGAAGATTGCGGAAGAAATGACAGATTATTCAATAAATAAAATAGTTGAAGAGAACAGCAAGGAGTTAGAGATATTAAATTTAGAGATAGAAATGCCATCTCCTCCTTATCCAAGAGTAAAATACGATGAAGTTGTTGAAATACTGAGCAAGGAAATAAAATTTTCATGGGGTGAGGATTTAGGAGCAGATGAGGAAAGTATTTTATACAAAAATTTAGGTTATGAAATATATTTTATAAAGGATTTTCCTGTTGAATCAAAGCCTTTTTATGCAATGCCATCTGGAAAATATGCAAGAGCTTTTGACCTAGAGCTAAGAGGAATGGAAATTGCATCAGGAGCTCAAAGAATACATGATTATGAAATACTCACTAAAAGAATGAGTGAGCTTGGAATGAATTTAAAAAATTTTGAAGATTACCTAAAAGCCTTTAAATATGGCATGCCACCTCACGGCGGGTTTGGATATGGAATTGAAAGATTTTTGATGGGTTTGCTTAAATTAAAGAATATAAGGGAATGCATTCTTTTCCCGAGAGATAGATATAGGCTTAGGCCGTGA
- the infB gene encoding translation initiation factor IF-2: MYLRQPIVAVLGHVDHGKTTLLDYIRGSCVAAKEAGAITQHIGATEVPIETVKELCGNLLKGKEFKVPGLLFIDTPGHFAFTTLRARGGALADLAILVVDINEGIMEQTKEGIAILKKYKTPFVVAANKIDLIDLWRKEGGIISQRLEKQNEIAKGDFDKKFYRLVEQLYNLGFSSDRYDRIRDFTRNVAIVPISAKTGEGIGELIMVLIGLSQKFLEENLICEERPAEGTVLEVKEEKGLGTTIDVIIYNGVIKEGDEIVIAGKKGVIVTSVRALLKPKPLDEIRAPEEKFKRIKLATAACGLKIAAPNLEDVFPGAPIRVLSNLEEDIKRINEEMKINIETTEEGIVLKADALGSLEALSLILKEKGIPLRKADIGDISKRDIFEAKTNEKEINKVVIGFNVKVLPEIEDNEGVEIITDNIVYHLIEKLEIWREKKKKEEEEKKRKEITYPGMILFLPNCTFRLSKPAIIGVRVLAGEIRPEQHLIREDGKSVGKIKSIQKEKKTIDRATQGMEVAISIDGATVGRQIKPEQILFVDLSNEDIQKLLEEELTLDEKDVLEKVIKIKRKHD; the protein is encoded by the coding sequence ATGTATCTTAGACAGCCAATCGTTGCGGTTCTCGGACACGTCGACCATGGAAAAACAACTCTACTTGACTACATAAGAGGTAGTTGCGTAGCAGCCAAGGAGGCGGGAGCAATCACCCAGCATATAGGAGCAACTGAGGTGCCAATAGAAACAGTTAAAGAATTATGCGGTAATTTGCTTAAAGGGAAGGAATTCAAAGTTCCTGGGTTGCTTTTTATAGATACTCCCGGACATTTTGCCTTCACAACTTTAAGGGCGAGGGGCGGGGCGCTCGCGGACCTGGCAATTCTTGTTGTGGATATAAATGAGGGAATTATGGAGCAGACAAAAGAGGGAATTGCGATATTGAAAAAGTATAAGACGCCTTTTGTTGTAGCGGCAAATAAGATAGATTTAATAGATCTATGGAGAAAAGAGGGGGGGATAATATCTCAAAGGCTCGAAAAGCAAAATGAAATAGCAAAAGGAGATTTTGATAAAAAATTTTATAGACTTGTTGAACAGCTTTACAATCTGGGTTTTTCATCTGATAGATATGACAGGATAAGGGATTTTACAAGAAATGTTGCAATTGTTCCAATTTCAGCAAAAACTGGCGAGGGAATAGGTGAATTAATAATGGTTCTGATTGGGTTATCTCAAAAATTTCTTGAAGAAAACCTGATTTGCGAGGAAAGGCCAGCGGAAGGAACAGTTCTTGAAGTTAAAGAAGAAAAAGGACTTGGAACAACCATTGATGTAATAATCTATAATGGTGTTATTAAGGAAGGAGATGAAATAGTAATTGCTGGAAAAAAGGGAGTAATAGTCACATCAGTAAGAGCATTGTTAAAACCTAAACCCCTTGATGAAATAAGGGCTCCTGAGGAAAAATTTAAAAGAATTAAGCTCGCCACCGCAGCATGTGGATTAAAAATAGCTGCTCCAAATCTAGAGGATGTTTTTCCTGGTGCTCCGATAAGAGTTTTGAGCAATTTGGAAGAAGATATAAAGAGGATAAATGAGGAAATGAAAATAAATATTGAAACAACTGAAGAAGGAATTGTATTAAAAGCGGATGCTCTTGGCTCACTCGAAGCACTATCCTTAATTCTTAAAGAAAAAGGCATACCTCTAAGAAAGGCGGATATAGGAGATATATCAAAAAGGGATATTTTTGAGGCAAAGACAAATGAAAAGGAGATAAATAAAGTGGTTATTGGTTTCAATGTGAAAGTTCTTCCTGAAATAGAAGATAATGAAGGAGTTGAAATAATAACAGATAACATAGTCTATCACTTAATTGAAAAGCTTGAAATATGGAGGGAAAAGAAGAAGAAAGAAGAAGAGGAGAAGAAAAGAAAGGAAATAACATATCCTGGGATGATCCTTTTCCTTCCAAATTGCACATTTAGGCTTAGCAAGCCAGCAATTATTGGAGTTAGAGTTCTTGCGGGGGAAATCAGACCAGAGCAACATTTGATAAGAGAAGATGGAAAAAGTGTTGGAAAAATAAAAAGCATTCAAAAAGAAAAAAAGACAATTGATAGAGCAACACAAGGAATGGAAGTTGCAATTTCAATAGATGGGGCAACTGTTGGAAGGCAGATAAAGCCTGAGCAAATACTTTTTGTTGATTTAAGTAATGAAGATATACAAAAATTGCTTGAAGAAGAGCTCACTTTGGATGAAAAAGATGTTCTTGAAAAAGTAATAAAAATAAAGAGAAAGCATGATTGA
- the eif1A gene encoding translation initiation factor eIF-1A, which translates to MDEEVEQRIPLPKKEENEMFAIVEQHMGGGRLRIICEDGKTRMARIPGKIKRKKWIKTGDFLIIRTWDFQDEKADVVYRYTPTQVLNLDKKNLVPDTLKGFL; encoded by the coding sequence ATGGATGAAGAAGTTGAACAGAGAATACCACTGCCAAAAAAAGAAGAAAATGAGATGTTTGCTATTGTTGAACAGCACATGGGAGGAGGTAGATTAAGGATTATTTGCGAGGACGGAAAAACAAGAATGGCAAGAATACCCGGAAAAATAAAGAGAAAGAAATGGATAAAAACAGGTGACTTTCTTATTATTAGGACATGGGATTTTCAAGATGAAAAAGCAGATGTTGTATATCGTTATACCCCAACTCAGGTATTAAATCTGGATAAAAAAAATCTCGTCCCTGACACTCTTAAAGGATTCTTATGA
- a CDS encoding HAD-IB family phosphatase, producing the protein MLIVFDMDGVFIEERSSWKVIHKKYGIKNDDIVEAYKKGEIDDEEFLNRDIERWREKGIRKENIEKIFNSIDLTSGCRECIEYLNEIGEIAIISGGIDTLAKRIANFGIKYVFANGIIYRENLPWKAILNVPLMEKGKVLEKLIEKLGVEKENVIVIGDTKYDIDMFRRAGVKIAFNPTDEIKNFANFVVEKRDLNELIKIFEKYIKI; encoded by the coding sequence ATGCTTATAGTATTTGACATGGATGGAGTATTTATTGAAGAGAGGAGTTCATGGAAAGTAATTCATAAAAAATACGGGATAAAAAATGATGATATTGTTGAAGCTTATAAAAAGGGGGAGATAGATGATGAAGAATTTTTAAATAGAGATATTGAAAGGTGGAGAGAAAAGGGGATAAGAAAAGAGAATATTGAAAAAATTTTCAATTCAATAGACCTCACCTCTGGATGCAGGGAATGCATTGAATATCTCAATGAAATTGGAGAAATTGCAATTATCTCTGGAGGAATTGATACGCTAGCAAAAAGAATTGCCAATTTTGGAATAAAATATGTTTTTGCAAATGGAATAATTTATAGAGAAAATTTGCCTTGGAAAGCAATTCTAAATGTGCCATTGATGGAAAAAGGAAAAGTGCTTGAAAAGCTAATTGAAAAATTAGGGGTTGAGAAAGAGAATGTAATTGTGATAGGAGATACAAAATATGATATTGATATGTTCAGAAGAGCTGGAGTAAAGATTGCTTTTAATCCAACAGATGAGATAAAAAATTTTGCAAATTTTGTGGTTGAAAAGAGGGATTTAAATGAATTAATTAAAATATTTGAAAAGTATATCAAAATATGA
- a CDS encoding DUF126 domain-containing protein: MNMKGRTIYPGKVKGEALVSKEAFSFYGGVDTKTGVIIDKNSQLYGKCIKDKIFVFPQGKGSTVGSYVIYALKKNGVAPKAILNKETETIVATGAIIAGIVCVDGIDIDAIENGDIITIDAKEKEAEVIVEK; this comes from the coding sequence ATTAATATGAAAGGGAGAACAATATATCCGGGGAAAGTGAAAGGTGAGGCATTGGTTAGCAAGGAAGCATTCAGCTTTTATGGAGGAGTTGATACAAAAACAGGAGTAATTATTGATAAAAATAGCCAGTTATATGGAAAATGTATAAAGGATAAGATTTTTGTATTTCCACAAGGAAAGGGTTCTACTGTTGGCTCGTATGTAATTTATGCTCTTAAAAAAAATGGTGTTGCTCCAAAAGCGATATTAAATAAAGAAACTGAAACAATAGTTGCAACAGGGGCAATAATTGCTGGAATTGTATGTGTTGATGGAATTGATATAGATGCTATAGAAAATGGAGATATTATCACGATAGATGCAAAAGAAAAGGAAGCGGAAGTAATAGTGGAAAAATGA
- a CDS encoding DNA polymerase II large subunit, which produces MEEYFKSIEKKVNECYEIAILARKKGFDPKKEVEISFAKDLADRVEELVGPKGISHKIRKYLKEKGREETAIQVAIEICENMQGSHAEIIEQSVRTGLAILTEGVLVAPIEGISSVEIGKNSDGSKYVDLYFSGPIRSAGGTGEAMSVLIADVVRRKLGLDRYKPTDDEVERYKEEIPLYDRMTHLQYLPSPEEIELIIRNCPICINGEPTEKEEVMGKRDLPRIKTNRIRGGACLVIAEGLCLKAPKLMKHVARLKLEGWDFLKNFSKELDENKEIAPSERYIEDLIGGRPVISHPSRKGGFRLRYGRGRTCGLGATAIHPATMYLLDGFIAVGTQLKTERPGKGTIATPCDTIEGAMVLLDNGDFIQINSIEEAIKIAKNVKKIIDLGEILIPFGEFFENNSILPPASFCYEWWIKELEEKANIEEVKIKHGIDNFESIYFEKAIELSKEYDIPLHPSYNLFWHDISKEEFQILREFIRKGIYDGKLYLEKDKRLKEILLSLGVTHLEREKYIVEKYADVLIKCCGFEVKNGKIFEVKNSSKEAIEAVQEILGIRIIPKALHRIGARMGRPEKSSERKMDPPPHVLFPAGIGKGGKERVLNTAGKINAELGERKCEKCGRITYKTKCECGGHTYFTGNTKNFEIDVGEEISKAEKKLNIQVKKVKGVIGLSSSKKTPECIEKGIIRAKYDVYVFKDGTARYDMTNMPLTHFKPYEIGLSLDKLKELGYEHDYKGEKLVRENQIIELKPQDVIPSKKCGEYFLRISKYIDEILSKIYGMKPFYNANSLNDLIGHLVVGLSPHTSAGIVGRIIGFIDLNVCCAHPFFHAAKRRNCDGDEDSLMLLTDVLINFSKEYIPEKRGGKMDLPLVIAMRISPSEIDKEALSLDTLNSYPLIFYRKTHEYAHPKELEKEMDLVANRLGSEREYKFFGFTHDTSNIGNAPKTSSYKLYENMEEKVIAQINLAKKIRAVDEVDVVTKIIQKHFLTDLTGNLKAFTKQQFRCTNCNTKYRRIPLNGKCGKCGNSLSLTVHESSIKKYLGIIKKLSDEFKIPNYVQQRIILSEKFVESLFKDERDKTLTDFF; this is translated from the coding sequence GTGGAAGAATATTTTAAAAGCATAGAAAAAAAAGTAAATGAATGCTATGAAATAGCTATTTTGGCGAGGAAAAAGGGTTTTGATCCAAAAAAAGAGGTTGAAATATCTTTTGCAAAAGACCTTGCGGATAGGGTTGAGGAGCTTGTTGGTCCAAAAGGAATTTCTCACAAGATAAGAAAATATTTAAAGGAAAAAGGGAGGGAAGAGACTGCTATCCAGGTAGCAATTGAAATATGCGAAAACATGCAGGGAAGCCATGCGGAAATAATTGAGCAATCTGTGAGGACAGGGCTTGCAATATTAACTGAGGGTGTTTTAGTGGCTCCTATAGAAGGAATATCATCTGTTGAGATTGGGAAGAATTCTGATGGAAGTAAATATGTTGATCTCTATTTCTCTGGGCCAATTCGCTCTGCGGGAGGAACAGGAGAGGCAATGAGTGTTTTAATCGCGGATGTTGTAAGAAGGAAGCTTGGACTGGATAGATATAAACCAACTGATGATGAAGTTGAGAGATATAAGGAGGAAATTCCTCTTTATGACAGGATGACCCATCTCCAGTATTTGCCATCCCCAGAGGAAATAGAATTAATAATAAGAAATTGTCCAATATGTATAAATGGTGAACCAACTGAAAAAGAAGAAGTTATGGGAAAAAGAGATTTGCCAAGAATCAAAACAAATAGAATAAGAGGAGGGGCATGCCTTGTAATAGCAGAAGGGCTCTGTTTGAAAGCACCAAAATTAATGAAGCATGTTGCAAGATTGAAACTTGAAGGATGGGATTTCTTAAAAAATTTTTCAAAAGAGCTTGATGAAAATAAGGAGATAGCTCCATCTGAAAGATACATTGAAGATTTAATAGGGGGGCGCCCCGTTATAAGCCATCCATCACGCAAGGGTGGCTTCAGACTTAGATACGGGCGAGGAAGGACCTGCGGGCTGGGGGCGACCGCCATACACCCCGCAACAATGTATTTGCTGGATGGATTTATTGCGGTTGGGACACAACTAAAAACAGAAAGGCCAGGGAAGGGGACGATTGCAACACCCTGCGACACTATAGAGGGGGCAATGGTTTTGCTTGATAATGGTGACTTTATTCAGATAAATTCTATTGAGGAAGCAATTAAAATTGCTAAAAATGTTAAAAAAATAATTGATTTGGGAGAAATATTAATACCTTTTGGAGAATTTTTTGAGAATAATTCAATCTTGCCACCCGCAAGCTTCTGCTATGAATGGTGGATAAAAGAGCTCGAGGAAAAAGCAAATATTGAAGAAGTGAAAATAAAACATGGAATAGATAATTTTGAAAGCATATACTTTGAAAAGGCGATTGAATTATCAAAGGAGTATGATATTCCTCTCCATCCTTCTTATAATCTATTCTGGCATGATATAAGTAAAGAGGAATTTCAAATTTTAAGAGAATTTATAAGGAAAGGAATATATGATGGAAAATTATACCTTGAAAAGGATAAAAGATTAAAGGAGATTTTGCTAAGCCTTGGAGTAACTCATCTTGAGAGAGAAAAATATATAGTGGAAAAATATGCGGATGTTCTTATAAAATGCTGTGGTTTTGAGGTAAAAAATGGAAAAATTTTTGAGGTTAAGAATAGCTCAAAAGAGGCAATTGAAGCGGTTCAGGAAATTCTTGGAATAAGGATAATTCCAAAGGCACTCCACAGAATCGGGGCGAGAATGGGAAGACCTGAAAAATCTTCGGAAAGGAAAATGGACCCACCCCCACATGTTCTTTTCCCTGCTGGAATTGGAAAAGGTGGAAAAGAAAGAGTTTTAAATACCGCTGGAAAGATAAATGCGGAGCTGGGAGAAAGAAAATGTGAAAAATGCGGAAGAATAACTTATAAAACAAAATGTGAGTGTGGAGGACATACTTATTTTACAGGAAATACAAAAAATTTTGAAATAGATGTCGGCGAGGAAATTAGTAAAGCAGAGAAAAAATTAAATATTCAAGTAAAGAAAGTTAAAGGAGTTATTGGCTTATCTTCTTCAAAAAAAACACCCGAGTGCATAGAAAAAGGGATTATAAGGGCTAAATATGATGTTTATGTTTTTAAAGATGGAACCGCTAGATATGATATGACAAATATGCCACTAACCCATTTTAAGCCATATGAAATAGGCCTTTCCTTGGATAAACTAAAAGAATTGGGATATGAGCACGACTACAAAGGGGAGAAGCTTGTAAGAGAAAATCAAATTATTGAATTAAAACCACAAGATGTTATACCTTCAAAAAAATGCGGAGAATATTTTTTAAGAATATCAAAATACATAGATGAAATTCTTTCAAAAATTTATGGAATGAAACCTTTTTACAATGCAAATAGCTTAAATGACTTAATAGGGCATTTGGTTGTTGGTTTATCCCCTCACACATCCGCAGGAATTGTTGGTAGAATAATTGGATTTATTGATTTAAATGTATGCTGTGCCCATCCATTTTTCCATGCAGCAAAGAGAAGGAATTGCGATGGTGATGAAGATTCTTTAATGCTCTTAACTGATGTATTGATAAATTTTTCAAAAGAATATATACCTGAGAAAAGAGGGGGAAAGATGGATTTGCCCCTTGTTATAGCAATGAGAATTTCACCAAGTGAAATAGATAAGGAAGCATTGAGTTTAGATACCTTGAATTCCTATCCTCTCATATTTTACAGAAAAACCCATGAATATGCTCATCCAAAAGAATTGGAAAAGGAAATGGATTTGGTTGCTAATAGATTGGGGAGCGAAAGAGAATATAAATTTTTCGGATTCACACATGATACTAGCAATATAGGAAATGCTCCAAAAACTTCTTCTTATAAGCTATATGAAAATATGGAGGAAAAGGTAATTGCACAGATAAATTTGGCAAAGAAAATAAGAGCAGTGGATGAAGTAGATGTTGTTACAAAAATAATTCAAAAGCATTTCCTTACCGATTTAACAGGAAATTTAAAAGCTTTTACAAAACAGCAGTTCAGGTGCACAAATTGCAATACAAAATATAGGAGAATACCTTTAAATGGAAAATGCGGGAAATGTGGAAATTCACTTTCTCTGACAGTTCATGAAAGCTCTATAAAGAAATATTTAGGAATTATAAAGAAGCTTTCAGATGAGTTTAAAATACCAAATTATGTACAGCAGAGAATAATTCTTTCAGAAAAATTTGTTGAATCCCTATTTAAAGATGAGAGAGATAAAACTCTCACCGACTTCTTTTAA
- a CDS encoding aconitase X catalytic domain-containing protein — translation MYLTKEQEKMLDGEKGEIVARILRLLVRLGEVYKAEKLIEVHSAQIAGVSYKSIEDAGLEFLEDIAKEARVKILTYLNPAGMDLENWREMGISEDFAEKQMAIINAFKKMGVVISATCTPYLAGNLPRYRQHIAWSESSAVSFANSVIGARTNREGGPSALASAITGLTPYYGLHLDENREPDFIINVKANLQSSTDFSALGYYVGKEIKNKIPYFRGIKDADTDDLKQLGAAMAASGAVAMYHVENITPEASCYEIKGKEEIEVGEEEIKETYSNLKSGDDADIAIFGCPHASLNEIIKIANLLENRKAKRNFWICTSRAIKEIADRMGLNEKIERAGGKIIADTCMVVSPIEKIFEKTGVNSAKAAHYLPSFCNQKVLFARTEELI, via the coding sequence ATGTACCTGACCAAAGAGCAGGAAAAAATGCTTGATGGTGAGAAAGGAGAAATTGTTGCAAGGATACTCCGCCTCCTTGTGAGGCTCGGGGAAGTTTATAAAGCGGAAAAATTGATTGAGGTTCATTCCGCCCAGATTGCGGGGGTATCATATAAATCAATAGAGGATGCGGGTCTTGAATTTCTTGAAGATATAGCAAAAGAAGCGAGAGTTAAAATTTTAACTTATCTAAATCCTGCGGGAATGGACTTAGAAAACTGGCGAGAAATGGGGATAAGTGAGGACTTTGCAGAGAAACAAATGGCTATAATAAATGCCTTTAAAAAAATGGGAGTTGTTATTTCCGCAACCTGCACCCCTTATCTTGCTGGAAACTTGCCAAGATATAGGCAACACATAGCCTGGAGTGAATCATCAGCGGTTTCATTTGCAAACTCCGTTATAGGGGCAAGAACAAATCGAGAAGGAGGCCCTTCCGCTCTTGCATCCGCAATAACAGGCTTAACTCCATATTATGGATTGCATTTAGATGAAAACAGGGAGCCGGATTTCATAATAAATGTAAAGGCAAATCTTCAATCTTCCACGGATTTTTCCGCCCTTGGCTATTATGTGGGAAAAGAAATTAAAAATAAGATACCTTATTTCAGGGGAATAAAAGATGCGGATACAGATGACCTGAAGCAATTGGGGGCGGCGATGGCGGCGAGCGGGGCGGTGGCAATGTATCATGTTGAAAATATTACTCCTGAGGCGAGTTGCTATGAGATTAAGGGCAAGGAAGAAATTGAAGTCGGGGAGGAAGAGATAAAGGAGACATATTCAAATCTCAAAAGCGGTGATGATGCGGATATTGCAATTTTTGGATGTCCTCATGCGTCTCTTAATGAAATAATAAAAATTGCGAATTTACTTGAAAACAGGAAAGCTAAAAGGAATTTTTGGATATGCACATCTAGAGCAATTAAGGAAATTGCGGATAGAATGGGATTAAATGAGAAAATTGAAAGGGCGGGAGGGAAAATAATAGCGGATACATGCATGGTTGTCTCACCCATTGAGAAAATTTTTGAAAAAACAGGTGTAAATTCTGCGAAAGCAGCTCATTATCTCCCGAGTTTTTGTAATCAAAAAGTCCTTTTTGCAAGAACGGAGGAATTAATATGA